The genomic segment catCACAAATGATCAATAAATCTCAATAGTATAGTTATATTTGTGTTTAATATTTGTTAGATTACAAAAAATTATGAACCTCAATTTCGacgcaaaacattgaaaatctagtattaatatataatatttaagtaTAAAATATTTCACATATGAACCAGTATATGATTATTGAAGACTCGAACATGTATAAAAAGTATTGATATTGATGATTGTCTTTATCAGATGAAAATGAGTACAAAACATTggaaaaatgatatttatatgatattcgagtacaaaatatttcagatctgatattattatatgatttttgagtacTCAAACATGTATAACAATTATTGAAattaatgatatatatgttttttCAGAAGAAAATCagtacaaaaataataaaaatgtggtTAGGGAAGTTCATatatcggtcggttcggttcagttttcggttttttatttcaGTGCTTTCGGtttagaaatatataatttgatatccGAACTATTTTCCTTCAATTCGGTTTTATACTAAAATAGTTCGGTTATTTTGGTCGGTtaatttgattttgatacaattatttaattaataacataaatatattgtaaaatataatatgttatttgTTTTACATGAGTTCTTagtaaaacttttaaatataaagtctaaataaacaacaatcaattaaaaataatttaaatgattCTTCATTCACCgaatatcatctcaataaataaagtacaaatattaatttaatgaaatttcagttttttcggtcggttcgATTTTGAGATATATAATTTGAAACCGAATCAAATAAACTTcggttttaatatttatatctgaattacaaaattcaatttttggTTCGGTTCAGTGTTTGGTTTTTGGGtttgatttttgaattttttagttTTAACCGAAGTGAACATCCCTAAATGTGgtactaatatatgatatttcaatatcaaatctgatatcaatatatgatatttgagaaCGAAAACAAGTGTAGCAAGtgctaatataatatatatgttcTAATTTTATActcaatttttatattttgtacCAGATCTAAAACAgtcaatattcaaatatcatataGTAGTTCtaaattttcaatgttttgtacCGAATTTCATCCGAAAAAACACATGTAAGCAGAGGTAGTACTAAAACATTTTTTGTTTGAATCAGAAActgcataaatttttttgtCTGACATGGACTGAACATAAATACAACAATGCTGTTAGGGATTTGAAAACAAGTACCTCATATATCATCAATATGAAGCATGAAGGATCTTATCAAGAATAGTACAAGTCGATAGAGTAGGTAAATGTTTACCCATTGATCATGATTTCAATCTTTCATATAATTTATCACATATGGTTTGTCCAATGTGGTTTATCTAACTAACATTATTTGCAGGTTATTGCATTACTCAAGATATTTATCCAATACATGCCGAATGGTAACGACAACAAGTTTTATTGCCATAAATAAAATCATCCTCATGAAAAAACAATGACGCGTGATGaaggaaaaaagaaagaagatGAAAAGACAAACACCTCTTGATTTCATGATCATGGTTTGCCAGTTGCCCCTCTTTATGAAAGTATGTTCTTTTTGTATTCTAGATAGATattatacatttttttaaaaaataatttaatacatAGTTTATtatttgtataaaatataaagtgGGGCGTGATTTTATCAGTATAAATTGAATATATGGATATTCTTAAATATGTCGAAATTAGAAATAAGTTGCTTTGGCAAGGTTCTAGGACTTTCTCGAGAATTACGTATTGTGTGTTATTATTTTGCATAGTAAGTATTAAGAATTTCAGTAGTTGTACTAAATTCAAATGAGAGATGTACACTAACGGTAAATCACACTGATCAAATTTtgtatgataagttatatatatatatatatatatatatatatatatatatatatatgttgcacATCTTTCGTACATACTTTATGTCAGCACCGAACAAATACCACTCACTTATTGGATTTAATGACAAAGAAAAATTGTACATACAATATATGAATGTCACATCATCAATgcttaaaaatatgaaaataaaagtgtaattttaaaaagttataaaaatatatacacaaATAGATCAAATGAGAATCTCACTATATTTCTTTTATTTGATAGTATGGTATAGAATACAGAAATATGAAATAGGAGGTTGGAGGAACATGTATTTATGAAGAATCCAAACTGAGTAGCAAAAAGTTTTCGCTTTGCGAAAACGATTTGTTTACAACACTTTGACAAAGAAAATTAATGCCAcatttaatgcctcaaaagtaACTAGATTGATCTTGCAACAGTTCAAGCTGTGCCAATAACTTAGCCACTTTAGGTTTCAGTTTAGCATCACCATTCTGTGCAAGATCAATGAGCACCATTTTTGCATATTCTCCATACTCTACTCTATAAGCCTCAACTCTAAGTATTCTTTCCAATATCCAAAGAGCTTTCTCTCTAGACTTTATGGTACCCGACTCCAGGGCTTTCATAACACCTCCAACGCCTGACATTTTCACGATATAGTTGGTTCCAGCTTCCCAAATTTCATCTTCCAAAAGGGTTGCAAGGCAAGTTAGAATTGCTTCATCTGAGACACGTTCCACCCCGTTCAAGATTTGAATCAATGGGGTGATAGCTCCAGCCTTTATCAAACAATATGTGCTTTTGATGGAGCAGCAGCCACCATGAACTTCGCACAAGGAATCCGATGGTTTAGGCAAGCAAAACCATTTCACTTTCTTAGATTTACTCAGATTTAACGAATTTTGTGACAGTTGCGAAAAACACAAGGTAGCCTTAGATTTAGCAACTTCTGAACCACTCATGAGCAACTTTAAGAGAATAGGAATGACGCCATTCTCAACAGAGTATTGCTGTAGTCTTTTATCTGTAGGAACTGTGAACCGGATCAGTATACCTGCAATACTCTCGGCTAACCAAATCATTGTAGGCATTGAATTTAGATGGCTTAAACTGACAAAAGAAACTAACGCATGAAATAAGTTGGTATTCCTTAGTATATCCGTGACTTTCCTATCATTTGCCGGAAAATTGCTAAGTATCCCAAAAGCAGCGGCCTTTTCACTTTCTGATGTTGACGATGATGCAATTTTGGAAAGCGTATTTAGAGAAGGGTACCCCAGATTTTCAACAAGCTCTCCCGGCGAATCTTTGGACAGAGTGTAAACCAATTTCAAAGCACCAGCCCGGATTTTAGAATCTGTTTCTGTAAAGAATGGTAGAAGGAGCTGAATTGCTCCATtctccttcattttctttcgaaccTTAGATGCATTTTCATGCGAGGCGATGCTATTTAGTGCTTGTAAGAGGTGATTTTGGATTACGGGACTTGAAAGATTTAGCAGAGAAAGCATCTGTCGAGAGATATCTTGTTTAATGAGTAGTATAGTTTCAGACTGTGCCACCTTCGCTAGAATTGCTGATGCTGATTCTCTTAAGGTCATTATAACTGATGTCACGGAGAATAGGAGTTGAAGCAGAGGTACCACTACTCCCGAGTCAATCAAACGTTGGATATTTTGCTTTGAGTTGGACAAGTTCTGTAACGCATTCAAGGAAGAGAGTTTGACCTCTAGATTGCCTGTGCTGAACATTTTGATGAGTGGCTCAATCGCCCCGTCTTCTCCAAGAGAAATCTTGTTATGCTCAGTTAGTTCCATCCTTGATAATGCTGTTGCCATTAGAACTTTACACATGTCTGAAcctgaaaaaaatgaaaaaactaATAACGAGAAGTTGGACTTCTTCTCAAGTAACAATAATACGTAAGAACAAACACCAGCTGGTACATCAAATGCTATAACTAGTGATAACTCTAGTTGAATATTTTAAACCGTGCACAGATCCAATCGTGGCATTTGATTGTTGAACCACTTGCAGCCTCAAGGTAAAATAGCTGTAactgttgcaattcatcccacaGTCAACTTCTCTTGTATgtgttttttttcattttttcatgATAACAACAATTCGCACACGTAATTTATCAAGAAACACTACTTGTCAACTCTTTTTTTCAAATGGGGTTGGGGAACATTATTGCAAAAGTTAATAAGTTTGCATAATAACTAATAGCTTAAAGAAATTCAAGAGAGTTCTCTAACAGCACCAAATGAAAGAACAAGAAAGAAAGAACATTACCTTCCTTCAGGAACTTAATCAGAGGCCTAAAGTAACCAGCCTCGGCCATATGAAGCGCATGGTGTGTATTTCCAGACATGACATCCAGCAACATTCTTGCATCATGCGAGGCCCTTTCATCATCTCCGTTGGAGATAGCAACCAACATGACAACACACCCTTGTATCCGCCCAATTCGTCTCCTAACCCCAGGATCGACAGAAAGGATAGACAAAAGCCCAACTGCCTCCCTTTGCTCTTCTACGTCTCTCATCAGAGACAATACCAACGCCGATAAAAATCCCAATTCCACCATCTTCTCCTGCGCATCATCAAACAATGTAGCTCATACATCATTTAAAActtgaaaaaattcaaaaaaactaCTGCTCTAAAGTACCTTGTTTTGATCATTTAGCGTAACAAGATACCTAAGTATTTGAATGATTATCACTCTTTCACAACCGTTGCACGCAGTCAGCCGGTTGCATAAGACATTAACTACATCTTCATCATTAAGCTTTTCATTCGAAACCATACCATCCATTACCAATGAGTTTAACCCGAAAATTGCTTTTTTAAACTTTTCTTCCTTATCGGACCTTATATGTACAAAAACATCATCAATGCCTAATATACCTACGCTTGTATCCTCCTCCaaaatatcatcatcatcagcatCAACGCCGTCGCCGTCGTCGTCATCATCCAGTCCCTCTGTTTCATCTGTTTCCTCCATCTCCCTGACCTCCATAGCAGAATCTGATTCCTGTTCCGAATTTATCTCAAACCTCACATACATCATCTCCTTACACAATGCCTCAACCTTATCTTTGTCAGGCAAAGGCACTTCATGGCTGGCGAATAACACAAGGCCTAAAGACCTTCCAATATTTTGTATCAAGTCTTCTAGTCTTTTCAAGGGAAATGATCGAATATTCGAATCCTCCATTGCTGACTTGGCTCGTTTATAATCGATTTCAAGAGATTCAATAGCTTTGTTGAGAGCCGGTAGCTCATTTTTCTCCACACTTAGCTTCATTACATCAAGAACCGGACTTAATTTCTCGATAAATATGGAGAATTCTGTAATGGATTCTGTCTGCAACGAAGATGAAGAGATTGAGTTTAAAGTCGAAGAATCAAATTCAGGGTTCGTCAAAGAATCTTTCTCCGAAACTGGCTCTGACACAACTGATCTCTCCATTTAACGGAATATTGAAAACCAGTaacaatgaagaagaaaaagaaaatcttGAAATCCCAAAACCCGAATCCcagaaacaaaacaaaacaaaacaaaacaaaaagatggAATTTTGCACAACAATATCAATGATTGAAGACAGCCAAATATTATTGGTTCTTCAGAGGTAAGGAGGGAAAAAGGATTGCTAACACCTGTAATTTGTTCCAGTAGAACACAAATGGAAATAGGAATAAAATTCCAAACTTTAATCACAAGTCAAACAAGAAGAAGGAAAAGTAATCCACAAGACTCTCG from the Primulina eburnea isolate SZY01 chromosome 3, ASM2296580v1, whole genome shotgun sequence genome contains:
- the LOC140826764 gene encoding U-box domain-containing protein 44-like: MERSVVSEPVSEKDSLTNPEFDSSTLNSISSSSLQTESITEFSIFIEKLSPVLDVMKLSVEKNELPALNKAIESLEIDYKRAKSAMEDSNIRSFPLKRLEDLIQNIGRSLGLVLFASHEVPLPDKDKVEALCKEMMYVRFEINSEQESDSAMEVREMEETDETEGLDDDDDGDGVDADDDDILEEDTSVGILGIDDVFVHIRSDKEEKFKKAIFGLNSLVMDGMVSNEKLNDEDVVNVLCNRLTACNGCERVIIIQILRYLVTLNDQNKEKMVELGFLSALVLSLMRDVEEQREAVGLLSILSVDPGVRRRIGRIQGCVVMLVAISNGDDERASHDARMLLDVMSGNTHHALHMAEAGYFRPLIKFLKEGSDMCKVLMATALSRMELTEHNKISLGEDGAIEPLIKMFSTGNLEVKLSSLNALQNLSNSKQNIQRLIDSGVVVPLLQLLFSVTSVIMTLRESASAILAKVAQSETILLIKQDISRQMLSLLNLSSPVIQNHLLQALNSIASHENASKVRKKMKENGAIQLLLPFFTETDSKIRAGALKLVYTLSKDSPGELVENLGYPSLNTLSKIASSSTSESEKAAAFGILSNFPANDRKVTDILRNTNLFHALVSFVSLSHLNSMPTMIWLAESIAGILIRFTVPTDKRLQQYSVENGVIPILLKLLMSGSEVAKSKATLCFSQLSQNSLNLSKSKKVKWFCLPKPSDSLCEVHGGCCSIKSTYCLIKAGAITPLIQILNGVERVSDEAILTCLATLLEDEIWEAGTNYIVKMSGVGGVMKALESGTIKSREKALWILERILRVEAYRVEYGEYAKMVLIDLAQNGDAKLKPKVAKLLAQLELLQDQSSYF